In one Corallococcus sp. EGB genomic region, the following are encoded:
- a CDS encoding lipopolysaccharide assembly protein LapB, with protein MGPGQRVIAELSVLEKALSKNDFGAEKGPLESIVRSLRTMNLKSLEDLDLNTRGRLITTLLRVQRQPKPAQPEAGAEAAAPEAGSSTEAAPAEAPAAEGAAPAEGAAPSEGGAPAEAAPAKPAVDPAKEKYDGWVDVMSLVGRVWRAAGDADRSQAAFTLSGREPTPEPAAPAREERAERPPRGDRPERGERRDRGERGERPPRGERPERGAAGERRERPPRGDRPERGERPPRGERPERAPMPELTGDWKEQATQLEGMGRTRDAARLHERNNSFADATRLFEAGGDLKSALRTALSGQDNDAARRLVGTLPAEQIGPTLEKAGAYELLMEHYVAKADFENVARLYERARQFDQAALAYERANKLTLARKAYERARDMASANRIRGMEVKALVERGDRLGAATLLVAVGQRREAVEVLSPLPPPKAFHFMQRLTLEDEAKELAKRELARAEQEQKPAGRARWLELLGDVTAAAETWMQAGRKDKALPLYEKLGGEHLPRAAQLAEELQQRDKAIALYTQLNDSAGLERAKALPEAPATPPAGSKPEAADDESADPSAENASSAGGQESQ; from the coding sequence GTGGGGCCTGGCCAGCGCGTCATCGCCGAGCTGAGCGTCCTGGAGAAGGCACTCTCCAAGAACGACTTTGGGGCGGAGAAGGGTCCGCTGGAGTCCATCGTCCGCTCGCTGCGGACCATGAACCTCAAGTCGCTGGAGGACCTGGACCTCAACACGCGTGGCCGTCTCATCACCACGCTCCTGCGCGTGCAGCGTCAGCCCAAGCCGGCCCAGCCGGAAGCGGGCGCGGAAGCCGCGGCGCCGGAGGCAGGTTCCTCCACGGAAGCCGCGCCTGCGGAGGCCCCGGCCGCCGAAGGCGCTGCTCCGGCGGAGGGTGCGGCTCCGTCCGAAGGAGGCGCGCCCGCCGAGGCCGCCCCCGCGAAGCCGGCCGTGGACCCCGCGAAGGAGAAGTACGACGGCTGGGTGGACGTGATGTCGCTGGTGGGCCGCGTCTGGCGCGCCGCGGGCGACGCGGACCGCTCCCAGGCGGCCTTCACCCTGAGCGGCCGTGAGCCGACGCCGGAGCCCGCGGCCCCGGCTCGCGAGGAGCGCGCCGAGCGTCCGCCGCGCGGCGACCGTCCGGAGCGCGGCGAGCGCCGGGACCGGGGTGAGCGCGGTGAGCGTCCTCCCCGTGGCGAGCGTCCGGAGCGCGGCGCGGCCGGTGAGCGGCGCGAGCGTCCTCCCCGGGGCGACCGTCCGGAGCGTGGCGAGCGTCCTCCGCGCGGGGAGCGCCCCGAGCGCGCGCCGATGCCGGAGCTGACGGGCGACTGGAAGGAGCAGGCGACGCAGCTGGAGGGCATGGGCCGCACGCGCGACGCGGCCCGTCTGCACGAGCGCAACAACAGCTTCGCGGACGCCACCCGCCTGTTCGAGGCGGGCGGTGACCTGAAGAGCGCGCTGCGCACGGCGCTGTCCGGTCAGGACAACGACGCGGCCCGCCGGCTGGTGGGCACGCTGCCCGCGGAGCAGATCGGCCCCACGCTGGAGAAGGCCGGCGCGTACGAGCTGCTCATGGAGCACTACGTCGCCAAGGCCGACTTCGAGAACGTCGCCCGCCTCTACGAGCGCGCGCGGCAGTTCGACCAGGCGGCCCTCGCGTACGAGCGCGCGAACAAGCTGACCCTGGCGCGCAAGGCGTACGAGCGCGCCCGGGACATGGCCAGCGCCAACCGCATCCGGGGCATGGAGGTGAAGGCCCTGGTGGAGCGCGGCGACCGTCTGGGCGCGGCGACCCTGCTGGTGGCCGTGGGCCAGCGGCGCGAGGCGGTGGAGGTGCTGAGCCCCCTGCCTCCTCCGAAGGCGTTCCACTTCATGCAGCGGCTCACCCTGGAGGACGAGGCCAAGGAGCTCGCGAAGCGCGAGCTGGCCCGCGCCGAACAGGAGCAGAAGCCCGCCGGCCGCGCCCGGTGGCTGGAGCTGCTGGGTGACGTCACCGCCGCCGCGGAGACGTGGATGCAGGCAGGCCGCAAGGACAAGGCGCTGCCCCTCTACGAGAAGCTCGGTGGGGAGCATCTGCCCCGCGCCGCGCAGCTCGCGGAGGAGCTGCAGCAGCGTGACAAGGCCATCGCCCTCTACACGCAGCTCAACGACAGCGCTGGCCTGGAGCGCGCGAAGGCCCTCCCCGAGGCCCCCGCGACGCCCCCCGCGGGCAGCAAGCCGGAGGCCGCTGACGACGAGTCCGCGGATCCGTCGGCGGAAAACGCTTCCTCGGCTGGCGGGCAAGAAAGCCAATAA